Proteins found in one Haloferax litoreum genomic segment:
- a CDS encoding DUF7331 family protein, translated as MTDHAAPERWDGTIDGTGPTGPTGAETIESYDIDGGVVFYDAENPLAWVEATESMRLDDCA; from the coding sequence ATGACCGACCACGCAGCACCCGAACGGTGGGACGGCACGATCGACGGCACTGGACCGACTGGTCCGACAGGAGCCGAGACGATCGAATCCTACGATATCGACGGGGGCGTGGTGTTCTATGACGCGGAGAACCCACTTGCATGGGTCGAGGCGACAGAATCGATGCGCCTCGACGACTGCGCCTAA
- a CDS encoding DUF7322 domain-containing protein, producing MTDDERRGDESETTDSSPEREQNAERSAHDVASPTDRVKRWSDPESRWGNPENDLPNIPHVSVPGEDPDSGLVGDFRDDDVSGFSADVDPEVSRIFWASVVLANIGLAGLALGPMLVYFRGQVLIGGGVTLLGIGALVRVYYMYQEYKETDWASDDEDSNASSDDDADRGERNR from the coding sequence GTGACGGACGACGAGCGACGCGGCGACGAATCGGAGACGACAGACTCGTCTCCTGAACGCGAGCAGAACGCAGAGCGTTCCGCGCACGACGTTGCGTCCCCGACCGACCGCGTAAAGCGGTGGAGTGACCCCGAGTCGCGATGGGGGAATCCCGAGAATGACCTCCCGAACATCCCGCACGTCAGCGTCCCCGGTGAGGACCCCGACTCTGGTCTAGTCGGCGACTTTCGGGACGACGACGTTTCGGGGTTCTCCGCCGACGTCGACCCTGAAGTGTCTCGAATATTCTGGGCGAGTGTCGTCCTCGCCAACATCGGCCTCGCCGGTCTCGCACTCGGCCCGATGCTCGTCTACTTCCGTGGGCAAGTGCTGATTGGCGGGGGCGTGACCCTCCTCGGAATCGGCGCACTCGTGCGTGTCTACTACATGTACCAAGAGTACAAGGAGACAGACTGGGCGTCCGACGACGAAGACAGCAACGCGTCGTCCGACGACGACGCCGACCGGGGCGAGCGCAACCGCTAA
- a CDS encoding DUF7346 family protein, with the protein MRTVRGSDGRTYLLVKRSSESSRVRDPKTGEERYVSNDELEDVGGESPLETAARAVPESVRTILVATPTERGLGLLVDLVDRGPLPVVEVLDSYDLCESDLHGLLTEFRIAGLVEETTVYGERGYEATATARDGVERLRASE; encoded by the coding sequence ATGCGCACCGTCCGCGGGTCAGACGGCCGAACGTATCTGCTCGTCAAACGCTCCAGCGAGAGCAGTCGCGTCCGCGACCCCAAGACCGGCGAAGAACGCTACGTCTCCAACGACGAACTCGAAGATGTCGGCGGCGAGTCACCGCTCGAAACCGCGGCGCGCGCCGTCCCCGAGTCGGTCCGAACGATTCTCGTCGCGACACCGACCGAGCGCGGACTTGGCCTACTCGTGGACCTCGTAGACCGCGGTCCGCTTCCAGTCGTCGAGGTGCTCGATTCGTACGACCTCTGCGAGAGCGACTTGCACGGCCTCCTGACCGAATTTCGAATCGCTGGCCTCGTCGAAGAGACGACGGTCTACGGCGAGCGAGGGTACGAGGCGACAGCAACCGCACGAGACGGTGTCGAACGCCTGCGTGCGAGCGAGTAG
- the rad50 gene encoding DNA double-strand break repair ATPase Rad50, translating to MRFTHVALRNFKPYDDAELDLRDGVTVIHGVNGSGKSSLLEACFFALYGSKALSGTLEDVVTTGEDDAEIELEFVHDGGTYRIERRIRVSGDRATTAKCVLEGPDGTVEGARDVRRHVASLLRMDAEAFVNCAYVQQGEVNKLINASPAQRQDMIDDLLQLGKLELYRERAGNARLGVEDVLTSKRSVLDDMESQIAAKEDEDLHARLNALESSLAEVDEKVSNYEAQRDKAKSTLDAAQSALDEHAEKRERLAEVESAIEELQSKVSEDEAQRDRLTERIRELDAKLDELDDDIESAVAETELDEASEDAIDARRDTLAERESEIREELSESRQRAQALRTQAERLEERATDLESRANEKRKAAGADEDAADEAEAELESFREKRADIESSLDDIDEQFADAPVERGSAASLFDERRSERSAARESLAETETELKNARERLAEATELRDAGKCPECGQPVEGSPHVDAIDDREADVESLEAERDELESAVESLDTAVEAAERLVELETRADSLTDSLSHLDDRIEDREKTLESRREAASEKRETADELDAEASEKREAATTQADRAETVEATVEDLETDLDALETRRERLDRVESLVETRADTVDTQDRLRERRETLAEVNDERREHLTERRNRRAELREAVDEAAVESAKQRKQNAEEYLEKVETEVLPKLRDQRDDLQSQIGGVQSDLERLDELRERRDALAERVDALESLHDEVSTLESTYGDLRADLRQRNVEVLERMLNETFDLVYANDAYSRIRLDGEYGLTVFQKDGTALDPEQLSGGERALFNLSLRCAIYRLLAEGIDGAAPLPPLILDEPTVFLDTGHVSRLVDLVEDMQSRGVKQILIVSHDDELVGAADDLVRVEKNPTTNRSTVERTDTPDITSVLADD from the coding sequence GTGAGGTTCACCCACGTCGCCCTCCGGAACTTCAAACCGTACGACGACGCCGAACTCGACTTGCGCGACGGTGTCACCGTCATCCACGGCGTCAACGGGAGCGGGAAGTCGTCGCTCCTCGAAGCGTGCTTCTTCGCACTCTACGGGTCGAAAGCCCTCTCCGGCACGCTCGAAGACGTCGTGACCACCGGCGAGGACGACGCCGAAATCGAACTCGAATTCGTTCACGACGGCGGAACCTACCGAATCGAACGTCGCATCCGCGTATCGGGTGACCGCGCGACCACCGCGAAGTGTGTCCTCGAAGGCCCCGACGGGACTGTCGAAGGGGCGCGCGACGTCCGACGACACGTCGCGTCGCTCCTCCGCATGGACGCCGAGGCGTTCGTCAACTGCGCGTACGTGCAGCAAGGAGAGGTCAACAAACTCATCAACGCCTCGCCGGCCCAGCGGCAGGACATGATAGACGACCTCCTCCAACTCGGAAAACTCGAACTGTACCGAGAACGGGCCGGAAACGCCCGGTTAGGGGTCGAAGACGTGCTGACGAGCAAGCGAAGCGTCCTCGACGACATGGAGTCGCAAATCGCGGCCAAAGAGGACGAAGACCTCCACGCGCGACTCAACGCGCTCGAATCCTCGCTCGCCGAGGTTGACGAGAAGGTATCGAACTACGAGGCGCAACGCGACAAAGCGAAGTCGACGCTCGACGCGGCGCAATCGGCCCTCGACGAACACGCCGAGAAGCGAGAGCGACTCGCCGAAGTCGAATCCGCTATCGAGGAACTCCAGTCGAAAGTCTCGGAAGACGAAGCGCAACGCGACAGACTCACCGAACGAATCCGCGAACTCGATGCGAAACTCGACGAACTCGACGACGACATCGAGTCGGCGGTGGCGGAGACCGAACTCGACGAGGCGAGCGAAGATGCAATCGACGCCCGACGGGACACGCTGGCCGAGCGAGAGTCCGAGATTCGTGAGGAACTATCCGAATCTCGGCAGCGAGCGCAGGCACTTCGGACGCAGGCCGAACGCCTCGAAGAACGTGCGACCGACCTCGAATCCCGCGCGAATGAGAAACGGAAGGCGGCGGGCGCAGACGAAGACGCGGCAGACGAGGCGGAAGCCGAACTCGAATCCTTCCGCGAGAAACGGGCGGACATCGAGTCCTCGCTGGACGACATCGACGAGCAGTTCGCCGATGCTCCCGTCGAACGCGGGTCTGCGGCATCCCTCTTCGACGAGCGGCGCAGTGAGCGTTCAGCGGCCCGCGAATCGCTCGCGGAGACCGAGACCGAACTGAAAAATGCCCGCGAACGACTCGCCGAAGCAACGGAACTCCGTGACGCCGGCAAATGTCCAGAGTGTGGCCAACCGGTCGAGGGGTCGCCCCACGTGGACGCAATCGACGACCGTGAGGCCGACGTCGAGTCGCTCGAAGCCGAGCGAGACGAACTCGAATCGGCAGTCGAGTCCCTCGACACCGCTGTCGAGGCGGCCGAACGACTCGTAGAACTCGAGACTCGCGCCGACTCGCTGACCGACTCGTTGTCCCACCTCGACGACCGTATCGAGGACCGCGAGAAGACGCTCGAGTCGCGCCGCGAGGCCGCCTCCGAGAAACGGGAGACGGCAGACGAACTCGACGCGGAGGCGTCCGAGAAGCGTGAGGCGGCGACGACGCAAGCAGACCGCGCCGAGACGGTCGAAGCGACGGTCGAAGACCTCGAGACGGACCTCGACGCCCTCGAAACTCGCCGCGAACGACTGGACCGCGTCGAGTCACTCGTCGAGACGCGCGCCGACACTGTCGACACGCAAGATCGACTCCGAGAGCGGCGCGAAACGCTCGCCGAAGTCAACGACGAGCGCCGCGAGCACCTCACAGAACGACGGAACAGACGCGCCGAACTCCGGGAGGCAGTCGACGAAGCGGCGGTCGAGTCGGCCAAGCAGCGCAAACAGAACGCCGAAGAGTACCTCGAGAAGGTCGAAACGGAGGTCCTCCCCAAACTCCGCGACCAGCGCGACGACCTCCAGAGCCAAATCGGCGGGGTGCAGTCGGACCTCGAACGACTCGACGAACTCCGCGAACGCCGTGACGCACTGGCCGAACGAGTCGACGCGCTCGAGTCGCTCCACGACGAAGTGTCCACGCTCGAATCGACCTACGGCGACCTCCGCGCGGACCTCCGCCAGCGGAACGTCGAGGTGCTCGAACGGATGCTCAACGAGACGTTCGACCTCGTCTACGCCAACGACGCGTACTCGCGCATCCGACTCGACGGCGAGTACGGACTGACCGTCTTCCAAAAAGACGGAACAGCGCTCGACCCAGAGCAGTTGTCCGGTGGGGAACGCGCGTTGTTCAACCTCAGCCTCCGGTGTGCAATCTACCGCCTCCTCGCCGAGGGTATCGACGGTGCTGCGCCACTGCCACCGCTCATCCTCGACGAACCGACTGTGTTCCTCGACACCGGTCACGTCTCACGATTGGTCGACCTCGTCGAAGACATGCAGTCACGCGGCGTCAAACAGATACTCATCGTCAGCCACGACGACGAACTCGTCGGCGCGGCAGACGACCTGGTCCGCGTGGAGAAGAACCCGACGACGAATCGCTCGACGGTCGAGCGGACCGACACACCGGACATCACGAGCGTCCTCGCCGACGACTGA
- the mre11 gene encoding DNA double-strand break repair protein Mre11, producing the protein MTRVIHTGDTHIGYQQYHSPERRQDFLDAFEQVVADAISEEVDAVVHAGDLYHDRRPELPDLLGTLAALRRLDDAGIPFLAIVGNHESTRGGQWLDLFERLGLATRLGSDPYVLGDVAFYGLDHVPRSRRDELDYQYTPHDQSHAVLVGHGLFTPFAHADWETETILDATNVDFDAMLLGDNHVPDQVTLDGTWVTYCGSTERASASERDPRGYNLVTFGADEVDIRRRTLETRPFRFIDVALSGDEGIERVRQRIREFDLEDAVVIVDLTGEGESVTPAAVESFAVEQGALVARVNDRREIDTEADLNVDVSFADPDDAVRDTVREMGLSSAALDVDETVRASKVADSNVRDEVRERVASLLDDDPTAFVAAENESDADAEAVTASETAGTESETVASEAETAETQPETAETQPETSDDSTDEPAPEPSKDSSLGDFA; encoded by the coding sequence ATGACACGGGTGATACACACCGGCGACACCCATATCGGGTACCAGCAGTACCATTCGCCGGAGCGCCGTCAGGACTTCCTCGACGCCTTCGAACAGGTCGTCGCGGACGCCATCTCGGAGGAGGTGGACGCCGTCGTCCACGCGGGCGACCTCTACCACGACCGACGCCCCGAGCTTCCGGACCTCCTCGGGACGCTCGCCGCGCTCCGTCGCCTCGACGATGCAGGGATTCCGTTCCTCGCCATCGTCGGGAACCACGAATCGACGCGCGGGGGGCAGTGGTTGGACCTCTTCGAGCGTCTCGGACTCGCGACGCGCCTCGGGAGCGACCCCTACGTCCTCGGCGACGTGGCCTTCTACGGACTCGACCACGTCCCGCGTTCCCGCCGCGACGAACTCGACTATCAGTACACGCCGCACGACCAGTCCCACGCCGTTCTCGTCGGTCACGGCCTCTTCACGCCGTTCGCACACGCCGACTGGGAGACCGAGACCATCCTCGACGCGACGAACGTCGACTTCGACGCGATGCTCCTCGGTGACAACCACGTCCCGGACCAGGTGACTCTCGACGGTACGTGGGTGACCTACTGCGGGTCCACCGAGCGCGCGAGCGCGAGCGAACGCGACCCACGCGGGTACAATCTCGTCACGTTCGGCGCTGACGAAGTAGACATCCGTCGCCGAACACTCGAAACGCGGCCGTTCCGCTTCATCGACGTGGCGCTCTCGGGCGACGAAGGTATCGAACGCGTCCGACAGCGCATCAGGGAGTTCGACCTCGAAGACGCCGTGGTCATCGTCGACCTGACCGGTGAGGGTGAGTCGGTCACGCCCGCCGCAGTCGAGTCATTCGCCGTCGAGCAGGGGGCACTCGTCGCTCGCGTCAACGACCGCCGCGAGATAGACACCGAGGCAGACCTGAACGTCGACGTGTCCTTCGCGGACCCCGACGACGCAGTCCGCGACACGGTCCGCGAGATGGGACTCTCCAGCGCCGCCCTCGACGTGGACGAGACGGTACGGGCGAGCAAAGTCGCCGATTCGAACGTCCGCGACGAGGTCCGCGAACGCGTCGCCTCGCTCCTCGACGACGACCCCACCGCGTTCGTCGCGGCGGAGAACGAGTCTGATGCCGATGCGGAAGCGGTCACTGCGTCGGAGACGGCGGGTACCGAGTCGGAGACTGTTGCGAGCGAAGCGGAGACGGCAGAGACCCAACCGGAGACGGCAGAGACCCAACCGGAGACGAGCGACGATTCGACGGACGAACCAGCACCCGAACCGTCCAAAGACAGTTCACTGGGTGATTTCGCGTGA
- a CDS encoding helix-turn-helix domain-containing protein yields MSTTEAVERESDPQTEDRWAAVRDMPPSAKLVAKILDYEDTLTQSEIAEESLLPPRTVRYALSRLEDEGAVDSRFSFSDARKRLYTLNI; encoded by the coding sequence ATGAGCACCACGGAAGCGGTCGAACGAGAGTCCGACCCCCAAACCGAAGATAGATGGGCCGCAGTTCGCGACATGCCCCCGAGCGCGAAGCTAGTCGCCAAGATACTCGACTACGAGGACACGCTCACGCAGAGCGAAATCGCCGAGGAGTCGCTCCTCCCGCCGCGGACGGTTCGGTACGCACTCTCGCGACTCGAAGACGAAGGCGCAGTCGACTCTCGGTTTTCGTTCTCTGACGCGCGCAAGCGTCTCTACACGCTCAACATTTAA